The following proteins come from a genomic window of Longimicrobium sp.:
- a CDS encoding YfhO family protein: MKKPVATAAPARRTSPLAPPPETEPGMGPGLAAALYFGLALLYFLPAFLPGRHIFGTDYLQSGYFFYDFISQRTAAGHLPKWVPYVYGGLPLYSNPGSTYYPVRWIADLVAPTSRFFPILFVFQFGMAGLGMYLLARELGCRRWVAFVAGLAFQWTGILTSWVYAGHDGRIIVVTLAPLFFYFLHLGVRTGRLPAFAGLAATTAFVLLSFQIQNAYYLLLAGAIWAVFCLFRLGAVRDVPRLGKVAGMGIGAVAFGFLTASVNFLPFQHYVAESPRGQTGGRGWDYSTSYSMPPRAIVGVAVPEQVGATVQNDRGEYVFPIYRGENPFRLHTEYVGATVLVLVALGLYYARRNRYFWFFSGLGLWALTMALGGNTFLYRIYYELLPGLKRFRAPDLAYYVLAFSLVCMAALALERLAQAREAARARRGAEPQGDRPGLVGWVVAAVVAVAVVGAAAFGAPAAAMAEGTTGLSPAAGWMRFAVFAGLAGAALWLWMEGRVATRAALVALSIVTVADLWVIGKKFFQTVPAPGETYAEDDVIGFLKSQALPGGPTRVWALPGQGGWPPYINYPMRFGVEQAGGEHGNQLQRYNQFAGAGQQSYIDYHNFGDPRFLAAANVRWITSPQPLGVPWLREAYRSPATGVGVYENTLLLPRAYIVGQAMRVTNPDATLPFLQSQQWDPSRIAVVEAPRDLGLPNTELDGSARITRYEPDRVDVAVEANRPALLVLSDNYYRDWRATVDGRATEIYRTNHTFRGVVVPAGRHRVRFVFEPADLYTGFYLYLACLAVLAAYGAYLLVQHRRRRAAPAAAPAAG, from the coding sequence ATGAAGAAGCCTGTCGCTACCGCCGCCCCCGCGCGCCGCACCTCGCCGCTGGCCCCCCCTCCCGAGACGGAGCCGGGGATGGGGCCGGGGCTGGCCGCCGCGCTGTACTTCGGCCTGGCGCTCCTCTACTTCCTCCCCGCCTTCCTGCCGGGGCGCCACATCTTCGGGACGGACTACCTGCAGTCGGGGTACTTCTTCTACGACTTCATCTCCCAGCGCACCGCGGCGGGGCACCTCCCCAAGTGGGTGCCCTACGTCTACGGCGGGCTCCCGCTCTACTCCAACCCGGGGAGCACCTACTACCCGGTCCGCTGGATCGCCGACCTGGTGGCGCCGACGTCGCGCTTCTTCCCGATCCTCTTCGTCTTCCAGTTCGGGATGGCGGGGCTCGGGATGTACCTGCTGGCGCGCGAGCTGGGGTGCCGGCGCTGGGTGGCGTTCGTGGCCGGGCTCGCCTTCCAGTGGACGGGGATCCTCACCTCGTGGGTGTACGCGGGGCACGACGGGCGCATCATCGTGGTCACCCTGGCGCCGCTCTTCTTCTACTTCCTGCATCTGGGCGTCCGCACCGGGCGGCTCCCCGCCTTCGCCGGGCTGGCCGCGACGACGGCGTTCGTGCTGCTCTCGTTCCAGATCCAGAACGCCTACTACCTGCTGCTGGCGGGCGCCATCTGGGCCGTCTTCTGCCTCTTCCGCCTGGGCGCGGTGCGCGACGTCCCCCGGCTGGGGAAGGTGGCGGGGATGGGGATCGGGGCGGTGGCGTTCGGCTTCCTCACCGCGTCGGTCAACTTCCTCCCCTTCCAGCACTACGTGGCCGAGTCGCCGCGCGGGCAGACGGGCGGGCGCGGCTGGGATTACTCGACCTCGTACTCGATGCCGCCGCGCGCCATCGTGGGCGTGGCCGTCCCCGAGCAGGTGGGGGCCACCGTCCAGAACGACCGGGGCGAGTACGTCTTCCCCATCTACCGCGGCGAGAACCCGTTCCGCCTGCACACCGAGTATGTGGGCGCCACCGTGCTGGTGCTGGTGGCGCTGGGCCTCTACTACGCGCGGCGGAACCGCTACTTCTGGTTCTTCTCCGGCCTGGGGCTCTGGGCGCTCACCATGGCGCTGGGCGGCAACACCTTCCTCTACCGCATCTACTACGAGCTCCTCCCCGGCCTCAAGCGCTTCCGGGCGCCGGACCTGGCCTACTACGTCCTGGCCTTCTCGCTCGTCTGCATGGCCGCGCTGGCGCTGGAGCGGCTGGCCCAGGCGCGCGAGGCGGCGCGCGCCCGGCGCGGCGCCGAGCCGCAGGGCGACCGGCCGGGGCTGGTCGGGTGGGTCGTCGCCGCGGTCGTCGCCGTCGCCGTCGTCGGCGCGGCGGCGTTCGGCGCGCCCGCCGCGGCGATGGCGGAGGGGACGACGGGGCTCTCCCCGGCGGCGGGGTGGATGCGCTTCGCGGTGTTCGCGGGGCTGGCCGGGGCGGCGCTCTGGCTGTGGATGGAGGGGAGGGTCGCCACCCGCGCGGCGCTCGTCGCGCTGTCGATCGTGACCGTGGCGGACCTGTGGGTGATCGGGAAGAAGTTCTTCCAGACCGTCCCCGCGCCGGGCGAGACGTACGCCGAGGACGACGTGATCGGCTTCCTGAAGTCGCAGGCGCTGCCGGGCGGACCCACGCGCGTCTGGGCGCTCCCCGGGCAGGGCGGCTGGCCGCCGTACATCAACTACCCGATGCGCTTCGGTGTGGAGCAGGCGGGCGGCGAGCACGGCAACCAGCTGCAGCGCTACAACCAGTTCGCGGGCGCCGGCCAGCAGAGCTACATCGACTACCACAACTTCGGCGACCCGCGCTTCCTGGCGGCGGCCAACGTGCGCTGGATCACCTCGCCGCAGCCGCTGGGGGTGCCGTGGCTGCGCGAGGCGTACCGCAGCCCGGCCACGGGGGTGGGCGTCTACGAGAACACGCTGCTGCTCCCGCGCGCCTACATCGTGGGCCAGGCGATGCGCGTCACCAACCCCGACGCCACGCTCCCCTTCCTCCAGTCGCAGCAGTGGGACCCGTCGCGCATCGCGGTGGTGGAGGCGCCGCGCGACCTGGGGCTGCCGAACACCGAGCTCGATGGGAGCGCGCGGATCACCCGCTACGAGCCCGACCGCGTGGACGTGGCGGTGGAGGCCAACCGGCCCGCCCTGCTGGTGCTCTCGGACAACTACTACCGGGACTGGCGGGCGACGGTGGACGGCCGGGCTACGGAGATCTACCGCACCAACCACACCTTCCGCGGCGTGGTGGTCCCTGCCGGGCGCCACCGCGTGCGCTTCGTCTTCGAGCCGGCGGACCTGTACACGGGCTTCTACCTCTACCTGGCGTGCCTGGCGGTGCTGGCGGCGTACGGCGCGTACCTGCTCGTCCAGCACCGTAGACGGCGCGCCGCCCCGGCCGCGGCGCCGGCGGCGGGATGA